From Longimicrobiaceae bacterium, the proteins below share one genomic window:
- the murF gene encoding UDP-N-acetylmuramoyl-tripeptide--D-alanyl-D-alanine ligase, giving the protein MSIFSWPASEVAAALNLPAPAGEEVVFPRVSTDTRTLQAGDLFVALKGARFDAHTMLSEAASAGAAGAVVSHIPADAPRSLHYFVVADTLHALGALARHRRDRTAARVVGVVGSNGKTTTKDLLRAALSGTYEVHATQGNLNNQIGVPLTLLAAPEEAEVLVVEMGTNEPGEIAILSSIVRPDYVVVTSIGEEHLEKLGSLEGVLEEELSALRGLGPEGMAFVAEEPEALPRRAREILSPDRVRVAGVGPTAQLRPDGGADGIEVLPDGTTRWSWRGHAVHLPIPGRFNVRNALLALGVAVELKVSEAEAVRGIGEVTSARLRGEWQRIGSLRVLADCYNSNPPSVREAIELLASLPAEGPKVAVLGTMREMGVHTEALHRQVAERVLDRLGKGIDVVVATGAFVAAFDGVAPGDGRIIRCIDPVEAYHALAGRLNGDETILLKASRGEALERWLPLLRKEWE; this is encoded by the coding sequence TTGAGTATCTTCTCCTGGCCGGCCTCGGAAGTTGCCGCGGCGCTGAACCTTCCCGCGCCGGCGGGAGAGGAGGTCGTCTTCCCGCGCGTCTCGACCGACACGCGGACGCTGCAGGCCGGCGACCTCTTCGTGGCTCTGAAGGGGGCGCGCTTCGATGCCCACACCATGCTCTCAGAAGCCGCGTCGGCGGGGGCGGCCGGGGCGGTGGTGAGCCACATCCCGGCGGACGCGCCCCGCTCCCTCCACTACTTCGTCGTTGCCGATACGTTGCATGCGCTGGGCGCACTTGCCCGGCATCGTCGTGACCGCACCGCCGCGAGGGTCGTCGGCGTGGTGGGCAGCAACGGCAAGACGACCACAAAGGATCTCCTGCGGGCGGCCCTCTCTGGCACCTACGAGGTGCACGCCACCCAGGGAAACCTGAACAACCAGATCGGCGTCCCGCTCACGCTCCTGGCCGCTCCGGAGGAGGCCGAGGTGCTGGTGGTGGAGATGGGCACGAACGAGCCGGGAGAGATCGCCATTCTCAGCTCCATCGTCCGTCCGGACTACGTGGTGGTGACTTCGATTGGCGAGGAGCACCTGGAGAAGCTCGGGAGCCTGGAGGGAGTCCTGGAGGAAGAGCTCAGTGCGCTGCGCGGTCTCGGCCCCGAGGGCATGGCCTTCGTCGCAGAAGAGCCTGAAGCGCTGCCTCGCCGCGCGAGGGAGATACTGTCCCCCGATCGGGTACGCGTCGCCGGAGTCGGTCCGACCGCGCAGCTCCGACCGGACGGGGGGGCAGATGGCATTGAGGTGCTACCGGATGGCACCACCCGCTGGAGCTGGCGGGGTCATGCGGTGCACCTCCCCATACCCGGTCGTTTCAACGTGCGCAACGCCCTCCTGGCCCTCGGCGTGGCTGTCGAGCTGAAGGTGTCGGAGGCTGAGGCGGTGCGCGGCATCGGTGAGGTGACCTCCGCGCGCCTCCGCGGGGAGTGGCAGCGGATCGGGAGCCTGCGGGTGCTCGCCGACTGCTACAACTCGAACCCCCCGAGCGTGCGGGAGGCGATCGAGCTCCTGGCATCCCTTCCGGCGGAGGGACCGAAGGTGGCCGTGCTGGGAACGATGCGGGAAATGGGGGTGCACACCGAAGCGCTCCACCGGCAGGTCGCGGAGCGGGTCCTCGACCGCCTGGGGAAGGGGATCGACGTGGTGGTGGCGACCGGGGCGTTTGTCGCGGCCTTCGACGGCGTGGCGCCGGGAGACGGGCGCATCATCCGTTGTATCGACCCCGTCGAAGCTTATCACGCGCTGGCCGGTCGTCTCAACGGCGACGAGACCATCCTGCTCAAAGCCTCCCGCGGCGAGGCGCTCGAGCGCTGGTTGCCGCTGCTCAGGAAGGAGTGGGAGTGA
- the mraY gene encoding phospho-N-acetylmuramoyl-pentapeptide-transferase encodes MLYHFLVPLAEYHIVFNLFRYQTFRAAGAVVTAFLVAFYLGPPIIRRLRMLKVGQVVRTEGPRTHLGKSGTPTMGGVLIVLATVIPTILWADLTNPYTITAMIVLVWLGALGFMDDYLKVVRKKTEGLVGRYKIIGQVSIGMLLGIALLLVPFSDVPTTWTQIPFFKTWHVDFFMPWAYVLFVVFIITGSSNAVNLTDGLDGLAAGLSAIAALTFAIFAYLMGRVDSSDYLNLFYFPGAGELAIFCIALAGGCMGFLWYNAHPAEVFMGDTGSLAIGGVLGAVAVLLKIEFLLAIIGGVFVLEALSVVSQTAYFKWTKHRTGTGRRIFRMAPLHHHFEQIGWHESKVIIRFWILGVIFAFIAFATLKIR; translated from the coding sequence TTGCTCTACCACTTCCTGGTTCCACTGGCGGAGTACCACATCGTCTTCAACCTCTTCCGCTACCAGACCTTTCGGGCGGCGGGAGCGGTGGTGACGGCCTTCCTGGTCGCCTTCTACCTGGGACCGCCGATCATCCGGCGCCTGCGCATGCTGAAGGTGGGACAGGTGGTGCGGACGGAAGGGCCGCGTACGCACCTGGGGAAATCGGGCACGCCCACCATGGGCGGGGTGCTCATCGTGCTCGCCACGGTGATCCCTACGATCCTGTGGGCCGACCTGACCAACCCCTACACGATCACCGCCATGATCGTGCTGGTCTGGCTGGGCGCGCTCGGCTTCATGGACGATTACCTCAAAGTCGTCCGCAAGAAGACCGAGGGGCTGGTCGGTCGTTACAAGATCATCGGGCAGGTCTCCATCGGTATGCTGCTGGGCATCGCCCTGCTCCTCGTACCGTTCTCGGACGTGCCGACCACCTGGACGCAGATCCCCTTCTTCAAGACCTGGCATGTCGACTTCTTCATGCCCTGGGCGTATGTCCTGTTCGTGGTCTTCATCATCACCGGTAGCTCCAACGCGGTCAACCTGACGGACGGCCTGGACGGGCTGGCCGCCGGCCTCTCCGCGATTGCCGCCCTGACCTTTGCCATCTTCGCCTACCTGATGGGGCGAGTCGACTCCTCCGACTACCTGAACCTCTTCTATTTCCCGGGCGCCGGCGAGCTGGCGATCTTCTGTATCGCGCTCGCGGGGGGGTGCATGGGCTTCCTCTGGTACAACGCCCATCCGGCCGAAGTCTTCATGGGGGATACGGGCTCGCTCGCCATCGGCGGTGTGCTGGGAGCGGTCGCCGTGCTGCTCAAGATCGAGTTCCTGCTGGCCATCATCGGCGGTGTTTTCGTGCTCGAGGCGCTCTCGGTGGTCTCACAGACCGCCTACTTCAAGTGGACCAAGCACCGCACCGGCACCGGACGGCGGATCTTCCGCATGGCGCCGCTGCACCATCACTTCGAGCAGATCGGCTGGCACGAGAGCAAGGTGATCATCCGTTTCTGGATTCTGGGCGTCATCTTCGCCTTCATCGCGTTCGCCACCCTCAAGATTCGATGA
- the murD gene encoding UDP-N-acetylmuramoyl-L-alanine--D-glutamate ligase: MTRSLTGETIGVLGLARSGRAAARLALARGARVYASDAGDSPELQAAAEEIRSLGGEADVGRHDLDRLAGCDRIVLSPGIPPTASILREPALRGKPIIPELELAAEQIDAPLIVVTGTNGKTTTTALIHHLLLESGFRAEAGGNIGRALSEVALLDPAPEVVAVEASSFQLGLSTALVPAVGVVTNLAPDHLDRYVRVEDYYADKARLFANASTASRWVLNGEDPTVRELAGDATGARFYFRVDSPLPDEERGGWVDAEGWLTLRLDGEPERILPVERLTLLGRHNVANALAAALAVRLVGGSPEAISRALASFPGLEHRLEPVAEVDGVLWINDSKATNIASTRVALRSMSRPTVLLLGGRHKGESYRALLPELRAGTVRRVIAYGEAARLIEQDLASEVPVERVEGDFEAVVQLARERASSGDAVLLSPACSSYDMFRDYEERGQRFRELVRGGAR, encoded by the coding sequence ATGACGCGATCGCTGACTGGCGAGACGATCGGGGTGCTGGGGCTGGCGCGTAGCGGACGCGCCGCCGCCCGGCTGGCGCTGGCCCGCGGGGCTCGGGTCTACGCGAGCGACGCGGGTGATTCTCCCGAGTTGCAGGCCGCGGCGGAGGAAATCCGCTCTCTCGGAGGCGAGGCCGATGTGGGACGGCACGACCTCGACCGTCTGGCCGGGTGCGATCGGATCGTGCTCAGTCCCGGCATTCCACCCACCGCGTCGATCCTGCGCGAGCCGGCGTTGCGGGGGAAGCCGATCATCCCCGAGCTGGAGCTCGCCGCCGAGCAGATCGATGCACCGCTGATCGTGGTTACCGGGACCAACGGTAAAACCACGACCACTGCGCTGATCCACCACCTCCTGCTGGAGAGCGGCTTCCGCGCGGAGGCGGGCGGCAACATTGGGCGAGCTCTTTCGGAGGTGGCGCTGTTGGACCCCGCGCCGGAGGTGGTGGCGGTGGAGGCCAGCTCGTTCCAGCTCGGCCTCAGCACCGCCCTGGTTCCCGCTGTGGGCGTGGTGACCAATCTGGCGCCCGACCATCTCGACCGGTACGTACGGGTGGAGGATTACTACGCGGATAAGGCGAGGCTTTTCGCCAACGCCAGCACGGCGAGCCGCTGGGTGCTGAACGGCGAGGATCCAACGGTGCGCGAGCTGGCTGGTGACGCGACCGGAGCGCGCTTCTATTTCCGCGTCGACTCCCCTCTGCCGGATGAGGAGCGGGGTGGTTGGGTCGATGCCGAGGGCTGGCTCACGCTTCGCCTGGACGGCGAGCCGGAGCGCATCCTCCCGGTGGAGCGCCTCACGCTGCTCGGGCGCCACAACGTGGCCAACGCGCTGGCGGCAGCGCTGGCAGTGCGCCTCGTCGGCGGAAGCCCGGAGGCGATCTCGCGGGCGCTGGCTTCCTTCCCCGGGCTGGAGCACCGGCTCGAACCCGTGGCCGAGGTCGACGGGGTGCTCTGGATCAACGATTCCAAGGCGACCAACATCGCTTCCACCCGCGTCGCCCTGCGCAGCATGAGTCGCCCGACCGTGCTCCTGCTGGGCGGGCGGCACAAAGGAGAGAGCTACCGGGCGCTGCTTCCGGAGCTGCGCGCCGGCACCGTGCGGCGAGTGATCGCCTACGGCGAAGCCGCCCGGCTGATCGAACAGGACCTGGCGAGTGAGGTCCCGGTCGAGCGGGTGGAGGGCGATTTCGAGGCCGTGGTTCAGCTGGCCAGGGAGCGGGCGAGCAGCGGAGACGCGGTGCTGCTCTCACCCGCGTGCTCGAGCTACGACATGTTCCGCGATTACGAGGAGCGCGGCCAGCGCTTCCGTGAGCTCGTCCGGGGAGGCGCGCGATGA
- a CDS encoding putative peptidoglycan glycosyltransferase FtsW: MKTVQAALRLRPATGGSRVKSGVFPLAARGAERWEPGAIMLIVLLLVSFGLVELYSASTFMALSEGRPPHFYALRQAMGLAPGVLICALLARIDYRRLQRIAWPFLGVVLLMLLVVVLPGTEAIAPRVNGARRWLQVGVTVQPSELAKLALIIWTAALTVKKQERLHSLRKGLLPFLIVWLIVLAPVIAQPNFSAALLLALLASLVLFAGGARIGHFILLGIVAVPLLWNQVGGASYRVKRIVAFLDPSADPAAFYQSHQSLIAIGSGGITGRGLGEGQQKFGFLPEPHNDFLFSMIGEEWGFIGVAFTVLLFTGFAVAGYRIAARAPDLFGYLVGIGMTNLIVVSALLHMGIALALLPTTGVTLPFMSYGRSGLLVSFAAVGVLLSLARHAEEGER, encoded by the coding sequence ATGAAGACGGTGCAGGCGGCGCTCAGGCTGCGGCCAGCGACCGGCGGAAGTCGCGTCAAGAGCGGCGTGTTCCCGCTCGCCGCCCGCGGCGCCGAGCGCTGGGAGCCGGGGGCGATCATGCTCATCGTGTTGCTCCTTGTCTCCTTCGGCCTCGTCGAGCTGTACAGCGCGAGCACCTTCATGGCACTGAGCGAGGGGCGACCGCCGCACTTCTATGCGCTGCGCCAGGCCATGGGTCTCGCCCCCGGAGTGCTGATCTGCGCCCTGCTCGCACGCATCGACTATCGGCGCCTGCAGCGCATCGCCTGGCCCTTTCTGGGGGTCGTCTTGCTGATGCTGCTTGTAGTGGTGCTCCCGGGTACCGAAGCGATCGCCCCGCGTGTGAACGGTGCGCGGCGCTGGCTGCAGGTCGGTGTGACCGTTCAGCCCTCCGAGCTGGCGAAGCTCGCGCTCATCATCTGGACCGCCGCGCTCACCGTGAAGAAGCAGGAGCGCCTGCACTCGTTGCGAAAAGGGCTGCTCCCGTTCCTGATCGTCTGGCTGATCGTGCTGGCGCCCGTGATCGCGCAGCCCAACTTCTCCGCCGCGCTCCTGCTCGCCCTGTTGGCCTCCCTGGTCCTCTTCGCCGGCGGCGCACGTATCGGCCACTTCATCCTGCTGGGGATCGTGGCGGTGCCGCTGCTGTGGAACCAGGTCGGCGGGGCGAGCTACCGGGTGAAGCGGATCGTCGCCTTCCTCGACCCCAGCGCGGATCCGGCCGCCTTCTACCAGAGCCACCAATCGCTCATCGCGATCGGGTCCGGCGGCATCACCGGCCGTGGCCTGGGGGAAGGGCAGCAGAAGTTCGGCTTCCTGCCGGAACCTCACAACGACTTCCTCTTCTCCATGATCGGGGAGGAGTGGGGCTTCATTGGTGTGGCTTTTACCGTCCTTCTCTTCACCGGCTTTGCCGTCGCCGGCTACCGGATCGCCGCGCGGGCGCCCGACCTGTTCGGGTACCTGGTGGGGATCGGGATGACCAACCTCATCGTCGTCTCGGCGCTGCTGCACATGGGCATCGCGCTGGCGCTCCTGCCGACGACGGGGGTTACGCTCCCGTTCATGTCGTACGGACGGAGCGGGTTGCTGGTGAGCTTCGCGGCGGTGGGCGTGCTGCTCTCCCTGGCGCGCCACGCCGAGGAGGGAGAGCGGTGA